TCCATTTTGAAGATTTACGTCTTTCTTCTTTTGAGAGTTCTGACTTTACCAAATTAAATGTTGTTTTTGAAGAAGTATTAGGGAATGATGGTGTTTATTTTCTCGACGAAGTTCAAAACATTAATAGTTGGGAGATTTATGTCAGGTCGCTTGTGGATTCGGGAAAAGAAGTTTATGTAACTGGTTCCAATAGTTCTTTAATGAGTAAAGAATTGGGTACAAGACTCACTGGCAGACATATTTCAGAAGAGCTCTATCCTTTTAATTTTTCGGAGTTTTGTCTGGCAAAGAAGAAAAAAGAATCACTTAAGCTTTTTGATGATTATCTTGTTTCAGGGGGGTTGCCTGAATATGTTCTTCAACAAGATGTAAGGATTTTAGAATCACTAGTTAAAGATATTATTTACAAAGATGTCTTAGTGCGTCATAGAATTCGAGAGGAAGCAATAGTTGAAAGATTGGTCTCTTATATATTGTCAAATATAGGAAAAGAAATATCTTATAATAAAATAAAAGATTTGATGGGTGTTGGTTCTCCAAATACCATAATTTCTTTAATGGATGCATTAGAAGATGCTTATTTTATATTTACAATAAACACGTTTGATTATTCTTTAAAAAAACAACTTCGAAATAAGCGAAAGGTGTATTGTGTAGATAATGGATTTATAACTCAGACATCTTTGCAATTTTCAAAAAATTTAGGAAGATTACTAGAAAATCTTGTTTTTGTAGAATTAAAACGAAGAGGGTATGAAATATTTTTTCATAAAGAAAAATATGAATGTGATTTTATAATAAAAAAGAATAATTTATCTGCAATACAAGTTTGTTATGAACTTAATCTAGATAATCAACAAAGAGAGCTTAATGGTTTAGTTGAAGGTATGAAAAAGATAAAAGCCACCGAAGGTATAATAATTACCCGTCATCAAGATGATTTTTTTGAAATAGATGACATGAAAATAAAAGTTGTTTCGATAATGGATTGGTTAAAAGAATTTGAATAAAATGGTTTTTAAGAGTTCTTTAAGGTCGCTGATTAGGGGCGCCGTCGGGCGGGGCTATACTCCTTTGCGTGATATCAGAGAGCTTTCTTTTTGATGTCTGCAATTTTCTCTTTTTGGAGTCTCAAACTGATGAATTTTGATGTTTGAGAAAAATTTATCCAAACAATATTTTATTAGAAAAATGTTAAAAAACACTGTTTTAACATAGCTCAGGCAGGGCTATTTGTTTATCCACCCAGCGATTCTAAATATTTCATTCGTGCAAAGTATTCTTTCATTTCCCTTCCTTGAATGGAAATAGTTACAGGCAGTTTAAGCTGGCTAATTTCTTTTGCCACTTCTTCTGCAAAACCTTCTGCAGCGATTCTATAATTAAATCCTTTTCCGTTTTTATAAAATTTATTTGTGTACAAATAGTTTTTTTCTATGTCTTTTCCATTCATCAATTCAAGTTTTACTCGCCAAAGGATGTGTGTTTCCGGCGAGTTTACAAAGTCAAAAGAGTCTCTTATGAACCTAAAAGGAAAAGTAATATCGTACCAATATCTATTTTTGTAGGTTATGTTAATCTTTTCTATCGTTCGAGAGGGAATCTCTTCTAAGATTGAGTTAAGGGTCGCATAGGTCATTATTTAATGGTGAATATCCTGACCATATTAATTTGTGTGGTGATTATTTCACCACAGAAAGAAACATTTAAATAGTTTATAGCCTAATTAGGTTTATGGATACTTTTGCTTTAGAAAACATTGATTTAAATGAAAAAGAAATAACAATATATTTAGTATTATTAAAAGTAGGTAAACTTTCTGGCGGCAAGATTGCAGAAAGAATCAGCACTCATAGAAGAACTGTTTATGATGCATTATCTTCTTTGGTTGAGAAAGGTTTAGTAACCTATGTTATCTATAATAAAATAAAGTATTTTAGTGCTGTCGATCCAAAGAGGATAGTTGATATTGTCGATGAACGAAGTTCTGCTGTGAAAAGAATGCTGCCTAAATTGGAAGCATTGCAAAAAAAATCTATTGAAGATGCTAAGGTTGAAATCTATCAAGGTATTAAAAGCATCAAACATATCTTTGAAGAAATTCTAACTTACAAATCGTATTCTGTTCTGGGTTCTGGGAAACCTTTAAGGGAGCTACTTGGACCATTTTTCCTATTATTTCAGAAAGAGAAGAAGATAAAAAAAATATCTTCAAAAATCATTATTTCTGAAATGTATTCAACAGACGATGTTAGCACTAAATCTTTTGGAGAAATAAGATTTATTAAAGATTATGACCCTCCTACAACAACATATATTTATGGTTCTAAAGTTGCAATTATTATTTCAGAACCTCCTTTGGCGATATTAATTGATAACAATCACGTTAATAGTTCATTTAAACTTTATTTTGACAAGATATGGGACAATATCGTTTGATTTTATACATTTGATTAACATACTCCGAGGCAGGTATTTATAGTATGACGAACGGGCGGGGCTATACCGGAGTCTCACGTCTTTCGAGGGACTCTTTAATTTTCTTATCTTAATTATTTTAATCAATACATTTAGGTGACCACATATTTAAATTTTAAACAATTGGTGGTCACTTTATCTTTTTTAGTTGTTTCTTGTACTGTTTTATTAGAAATTGTAATGTTGGTCTTAATTTATCATTATGTTGATATTCGTAAAGACTTTTGTAGTATTGTGCTCTATCTTCTAAGAGTATGTTTATTGGTGGATAATTATTTTTTATTAAAATAAAATTTAATAATAGTCTTCCTACTCTTCCATTCCCATCTTGAAATGGGTGCATATCTTCAAATTGATTGTGAATGATTGAGGCAAGTGTTAATGGTTCAAATTTAGTTTTATTTTTTTTATACCATTTAATAAACTCATTTAATTCTTTTTGTAGTTCTTTTACAGGAGTTCCTGCGTGGATTATCTCTCCATTTCTTCCTCGTATAATAACTTCTACTGTTCTAAATTTCCCTGCAAATTCTTTTGAACCTTTAAAACATAATTCATGTAATTTTAAGATTAGATTTAGTGATAAATCTTGTTTTGTAATTCTAATAAATTTAATTGCTTTTGCTACTCCTTTCGTTTCTATTTCCTCAGCATTTAGATCTTGTTTTTTTTGTAATATTTTAGAGATTTCTTCTTGTAATACTGTTGATCCTTCTATTGCATTTGTATTATATACGAATTCTTCTGTAAATTGATTCCAGTCTTTTTCATCAAAATGAGTTATTTTTATTTTTTCAGAATATTTATTTAATGAACTAATTTCTTTATCTGATAATGAAAATTCAAAAATATTTGTTTTCATCAATTCAATTTGTTGGTGGATTATTTCTTTAGCTTTTTTTTCTTTTAATTTTAATTCTTCTTCTGTTAAATTACTTCCAAGAAATTTTCTTAATTTAGTGACTTTGTTATTTTCATCTCTAAAAGAATGGACTAAATAATATTTTGTGTTGTTTTTTAGTTTTCTTTTTTCAATGAACATAGTAATTAAGTAGGTGACCACATATTTAAATTTTGTGTATTTTGTAGTCACCTTTTTAATAGATTTTAGGATTGTGTAGTTCCATGCGAGGCCGGGCAGGGCTATTCATTACTTTTTTCTTAATTTTAGAAATATTTATATATTTGTAATGGCATTCTATATAAATGAGAATACTAAAGCGCAAAAATTCCTATTATTTACAACATTCATTTAGAAAAAATGGAAAAACCATAACTAAAGAAAAGTACGTAGGACTTAAAGTTCCTGAAAATATAGATGCTGTTAAAAAAAAATTCTTAGCTGAATGCAGAAAAGAAGCATTTTATGATGTTTTTGAAATAATAAAGGATAAATTTAATCAAGAATGGAACCGTTTTCCTCCCTCCATAAAAGAGAAGATGATTCAAGAATTATCAATAAACTTTACATACAATACCAACGCCATAGAAGGCTCGACAATCAGCGAGGAAGAAACAAGAGATATAGTCGCTCACGGAATTTCGCCTTCAAAACCACTCAGAGACGTTAAAGAAACGGAAAAACACGCAGTACTTTTCAAAAATATTTTTCAAAAAAAACAAAAAATTACAAAGAAAACCTTAATTGATTGGCACAACAAACTTTTTTCTGAAACAAAACCTGACATCGCAGGCAAATTCAGAGACTATCTTGTAAGAGTGGGAAGCTACAAAGCACCTGATTGGCAAGATATAAACAAACTACTTGATGAATTCATAAAGTTTCAAAACGCCAAAAATAATATTCACGCAGTAGAATTTGCATCAAGAATACACTACCGATTTGAAAAAATTCATCCATTTGGAGATGGAAACGGTAGAATAGGCAGACTCATCATGAACGCGATGTTATGGAAAAGAGGCTATCCTGTGCTGATAATAGAATATAAAAAAAGAAAATCTTACTACAAAGCACTACAAAAAGACGAAGAATATTTTGTTCAATATTTTATAAGAAGATATTTAGCAGTTCATAAAAAATACTTGAATAAAAAATGATTTTTCCTCTCTTTTTGACGTTATTGTCCGTGTTCCCGGGCAGGGCTATATTCCTTTGCGTGACATCAGAGAGCTTTCTTTTTGATGTCTGCAATTTTCTATTTTTAGCCTTTGAAGTTCATGAATTTTGATGTTTAAGAAAAATCTTGTTAACCTGTAATCTCTTCAAAAAATGTCAAAAAACTGTGTTTTAGGATAGCTCATGCTGAGCTAATATGTTCCATCTTCCCAAAGTTTATCAAACCATTCAACATAAAATTTGGCTATTTCTTGGTTCTTTATTAAAAATGCTGCATAATATCCTTTTTTCATCACAGTTGTTATTATATAATCTGAGAATATATCAATATAAACCGGACTTGTCACTGGCAAATATTTTATTTTCATAAGACCTGGTTTTCTTTTTATGTGATCCAATTCTTTTTTTGAATTTAGCTTCATAAGATATTTTCCTTTTATTCCAAGATTCACTCTTTTTTTGTGGTATTCTTCCCAATATCCGGGCATTGCATCTTGAGCTATCTTGTCTGAGCCAAAAACTCTGATAATGTCTCCTTTTTTTAGTTCTTTTAAAGAAATATCTCTGGCTGTTTTTACGCCTTCTATACCTTTATATAATTCCGCTTCATCTCTTTGTCCAGAAAATGATTGTATTATTTCAAGTTGAGAAATTATTTTTTGTGCATCAGATTCCAATGTATTGAGTTCTTTTTTCTTGTATTCTATATAATCTTGTATTTTTTTTGGATCTGCCGCATTGAAATATTTGGTTTTCCCTTTTGTGATTGATGTTATTAATCCTTTATCGTGTAATTTACTTAATACATGATATATTTTTGATCTTGAAACTTTCGCATCATCAATTATAGGCCCTACTGTGGTTGAACCTATTTTTATTGTAGATAAGTATACTTTAATTTCGGCGTCAGTAAGGCCTAGTTTTTTGAATAACGCTGTTTCCATGCTGTTCGTAAATCTATTTTCTATTTATATTTTTCTAATTAGTAGCCCCTCGGTGGGAAGACAATATTTAAATAATTGTTCTTATTCATCAGTACTAAATGATATCTGAGAATGGCAACTCAAAAATTGTAAGACCTTATACAAAAAAAGATGTATCTCAATTACAAAATTCCATTAAGATAGAACATACTATGGCGAATCAGGGTTCAAAAAAATTACATTCGCAATTAAAATCTGAAGGATATGTCAGTGCGCTAGGTGCCCTAACCGGTAATCAGGCAATTCAACAAGTAGAAGCAGGTCTTAGAGCAATTTATGTTAGTGGGTGGCAAGTTGCTGCTGATGGAAATACTTCTGGGACTATGTATCCTGACTTGGGATTATATCCCTCAAACAGCATGCCTGCTACCATTAGGGCAATAAATAACGCTCTACTTAGGAAAGATCAAATTGAACCACAAAAAGCAGATTGGTTAGTGCCTGTTGTCGCAGATGGAGAAGCTGGGTTTGGAGGAGTACTAAATACATATGAGCTTACAAAAAATATGATTGAAGCTGGCGTAGCAGGAATTCATTTAGAAGACCAACTTCCTTCTGCAAGAAAATGTGGCCATCTAGGAGGTAAAGTCCTTATTACACCACAAGAGTTTATAGACAAGCTAGTTGCTGCAAGATTGGCATCGGACGTATTGGATGTTCCAACGGTTATAATTGCTAGAACGGATGCCTATGGAGCCGAATTCATTACTTATGATGTAGATCCAGATGACAAAAAATTTTTGTCAGGTGAACAAACCTATGAGGGATTTTACAAAGTAAAAGGAGGCATCGATCTTGCAATTAAAAGAGCATTAAAATATGCTCCTTACGCAGATGCCTTGTGGTTTGAAACACCAACTCCCAATTTACATGATGCAAAATTATTTTCAGAAAACATACACAAAAAATATCCTAATAAAGCCCTATTTTATAATTGTTCGCCCTCTTTTAATTGGACAAATACAATTAACGTAGAGAACTTCCAAGATGAACTTGGAAAAATGGGGTATAAATTTCAATTTGTAACACTTGCAGGTTTTCATTCATTAAATAGTTCTATGTTCAATCTTTCCAAAGAATACAAAGAGAGAGGTATGGCTGCATATTCAGAATTACAACATAATGAAATTAATTTAGAAGATAAAGGATATTCAGCATTAAAACATCAATCCTTTGTAGGAACAAAATATTATGACAATTTATTAAGAATAATAATGCAAAATAAGTCTTCAACAAATTCTTTGGATAAATCAACAGAGATAAATCAATTTTAAAATATTTCTTTAGCTCTGAAATGTCACGCTTTCGTTATTAGAACGGGCAGGGCTATATCCGTATTCTTTGTAGTGCATTTATGAGGTATCCTGATATTATTATTGCGATTGTTACTATTGCAAAGAATGTTAGTATGAGTTTGAGTTTCATTGCTCGTCTTAGGATTATTGCTTCTGGGAAGCTTAGTGCTGTTATTGCCATCATGAATGCTAGTGCTGTTCCTAGAGGTATTCCTTTTTCGAAAAGTGCGAGAGCAATAGGCACTATTCCTGCGCTGTTTCCGTACATTGGCACTCCTAGTATTACTGCGAGTGGTACTGAGAATATTCCTGTTGAGTTGATTAGTGTTTGTATGACTTCTGTTGGTACGTAGTTGTGTATTATTGCTCCTATTCCTACACCTATAAGTATCCAGTACCAGAGTTTTTTAGTTATGTCTTTGGCTTCTTTCAGTCCATATTTGATTCTTTGTTTGATATTTGTGAATTTTTCTTCTTTTAGTTTGCTTGATTTTTGAATGTCTTCTACTAAGTGTTTTTCTAAATTCATTTTGCCTATTATTATTCCAGAAACAACTCCTATTATTATTCCTATGAGTATGTATGCCAGTGTTATTTTCCATCCGAATGTAGCTAACATAATTATTGCTAGATATTCATTCACTATTGGCGATGTTATGAGAAAGGACATTGTTATTCCTAGAGGGACTCCTGCTCTTAGAAAGCTCAAAAACAAAGGTATTGATGAGCATGAGCAAAAAGGCGTTATTGCTCCTAGGAGCGCTGCACTTATGTTTCCCAGTCCATATTTTTGTTTGCTTAATCTTTTTTTTATAGTTTCTTGAGATATGTATCTTCTGAGAAATCCTATTATTGCAATCATCACGAATAGTAGAACCAGTATTTTTATTGAATCATAAACAAAAAAGTGTAGTGTTTCAACTATTCTTGACTCTGGATTTAAATTAAGAAGTGTAAAAAATATGTAATTTATTATTTCTTGCAGCATGTTTCATCTTCTTCTGTTTCTTGGCAACAACAGCATGTTTTTTTCTTTGCTTGTTTTTCCATTTTTTTGTCTAGTTTGTCCATCATTTTTTGTATTATTTTCATTTTTGTTCCTCCGAGTTTACGAAGAGGTCTAAAAATCACTGATTTTTATTTTCCTCTAGTATTTTTTTGGTTTTATTTTTGTTTGTTAAGCAGCATATGAGATATTTTCCTTGCTTTTTTGTTTTTATGAGCTTTGCTTGTTCCAGTATTTTCATGTGTCTTGAAAGTACTGATTGATCTTTTTTTATGAATTCTTGAAGTTCACAGATACAAGTGCATTTATCGTTGTTAAGCAAGTAATATAGTATTTGAAGTCTTGTTGGCTCTGATAATGCTTTGTAATACTTCGATAGTTCTTTAAACATATGCATGAGTATGCACATGTTGTATTTAAATGTGTTGATAACATTTGATTAACATTCTCCGAGATTACATATTTATAGTAAGACGAACGGGAGAGACCATAATTTATTTTAGTTTTCTGAGATGCCTAGAAGAGATAGTGCTTTTTGCTTGGCGCAATCAGAATAGAGTGCAACTTCTATCTTTTTTCTATATGATTGTTCATCCTTTGACATTGTAGTATATGCTATGTCTAATGCTTCTTCAAGAGCTAAATTGCCTATGACATCATTGCTAAACTCTAATTCAGTAAGTGTCTTACCATTAAAAATTGGATAAATTTCATATTTATCTTCAGCAGATCCAATTGAGAATATTTTAAAAATTATGGATGCATTATATTTTCCTTTGAGATTTGGTGAGTTTCTTTGAGGATTGTTTTTAAAACCATTCACATCTATCTGAACACCCTCTTGATGCTTGGTCACTTCCAAATAATCCCTCCAATGTGAATCGTATTCATTCAATCTATTTATGGTTAGATCATATTTGTTCTGACCTTCTATTGTATGGTCAATCCCATACGGGCTTTCACCTTTCATGTTTATTTAAATAATGTTTAACTATATAAATGTTTCGGTTTATAACGACCCATCAGTAGTAAAAATTACACATGTCTCGGATTGTGTTTAGTATGGTGCTGGTTTAGCACGCAAAGTTCTAAAATTTTTTAGCTCTGCAATGCCACACACTCACTTATTCAGCAGGCAGGACTGCTATTTAGAAAAAATTTAAATATTTGATTTGTAATTTTTGGTTCATGGAAATTCACGAAGTTACGTCTGTTGATGATTGTAGGAAGTTAGTTCCTTTATTCATTAAGGTCTTTTCTGAACCTCCTTATGAGGAAGCATGGTCTGAAGAAAAGGCTGAGAAGAGAATTGTTGAAACTTGGTTGCGAGGAACAGGGTTTAATTTTTTTGCAAAAGAAGACGATGTTATAATTGGCATGATTCTTTGTGTTACACAATCTTGGGAAGATGGCGATCATTTAATTATTGAGGATTGTGTTGTTGATTCTTCTTTGAGAGGGAAAGGTATTGGAAAAGAATTAGTTTTTTATTTAGAGTCCGTAGCCATATCAAAAGGTATTGTTAGTATTGAGGGTTTAGTTAATAAAGATGCTCCTGCAGTTCATTTTTGGAATAAACTAGGTTATCCTGCGAATGGTTATTTTCAAATAAGAAAAATTCTTTGATAACATTTGATGCGCATTCTCCGAGAAAAGCTTATAAAGAACTAACAGAGCCACATTTTATAGTTCTTCACATTCGATTTACCATTTATAATTTAATCTACTCTTTTAATAGATAAATAATTTTCTTTTTGAACTAGTTTTTAGCATTATTTATAAAAGGCAATTTTTTTCTTTTTATTAGGGTGATTTTATGGTAAAAGATGTTAAAAATGATTTAAATGCGCAAGATTATGAAGAGTTAGCGGTTGAAGATGTCGCTTATGGCACACAGCACGCTTTGAATGTGTTGTTAGATATACTTATTGAAAAAGGAATCGTTAATGAGCAAGAATTTAAAGATAAGCTAGATGCAATGATTCTTCAAAGCGAAGATGTTGATGATGTTGATGTTTCTGATCAAGTGAGTGTTGATTTACCAGATGAACAAAAAGATTAAATCAATATCAATTAATTTCGGAAATTATCACAGGACAATTTGTAATGTTTTCAAGTCGAGAAATATTTACACTGAACAATTGTTGACGTAAATTATATTTATTACTGCTTATTCTTTTATTTTTATGTTTATAGATATTGATGGCATCATTTTGGATAGAGAAGTTTTAGATCGGCAAAGAATCTTAATTAAGAACGTCATATTGTATGAGATAAAAGAAAAGCTTGCTCAGTATGGCTTTATTGAAAAAAATAATAGTTTTACATCTGATGAACTGCAAATGGAAATAAAAATAAGCTTTAAAGAAAAAGTTTAGTTCTGAGTACCACTCAAACTTATGAACGTATTAAGATCAACATCAGGATTAGTACCGTCAATCTCAACAATTTTGAAATTTAAAGGATAATCTCCTGCTGGTTTGCCAGGTTTAGCCTTCAGAGTAAAAGTGTAAAGAGTACCAGTATCCAAACTTGTTGTTGAAGCACAAGCCACCTTTTTATTTTCAGGATTATACTTACATAAATCTTCACTTTGAGTCTCATAAGATAAATCAAAAGAATTCTCATCATAACTAATCTGACCAATTATGCTCTTAGCCGCATCATAATTAAGAACAACAGATAATTTAACACCATTACTAAGATAATTAACACCGATTTCAACAGGATCTTCAACATCAAACCCCATGCTTCCAAAAGAATTCTCATCATATGTAGAAAGCTGACCTGCACAAGCAGTCAACAAAAAACTCAAAGCAAACATTATAAAAATTATTTTTTTCATTTTTTCCTACCTCACTATTTTAAGGATGCATAAATATATGCTGCCGAATAATATTTATTCACAACGTCTGAATTCATCAAAACAATACTTTCAACAATAGCACCTAATATGAAAACTGCAATCGCTATAAGCATAACATAATAATTGTGAGTAAACACTGATTTATATTTTTGTTCATTTAAAGACTGTTTTATTACAAACATAAACCCTATAAACATAACTATAAGACTTAAAGGATAAAGCCATCCAGACATAAAAAATCTGAATAAAAAGCTCAGAAACCAAAATAAACCAAAAGAAACAACCAATATTATCGTGAACTTAGTCGCGTTTTTTCTATCAACAAAAATATTAGTGCTTATAACAGCGCCCGCAATACTAGCCAAAACATAAGCTAATCCTTCAAGGAGAATATGCGGCGTAGTATACAACTGTATAATTAAAGCGGAAAATAAAGGACTGACCTTTAAAACAAGCGCCGAAGCAGCCGCCCTATACCCAAAAATTGCTGCCCAAATGCTACTGTTCCAAACAATGAATAAGACGCCTCCCCCTTCAGCTAACAAAGACAAAACAAAACTGGCAAGTAAAACCCACCAATTGTTTTGCAATATGCTCATAAAAAAACCAAATTCAGAAGTAGCCTTACCCGCCAAACCAGAATCCATCAATAATTGCTCTTTGAATAGACCAATAAGATTCCAACCGAATAAAACACCTAAATAACTAATCAAATAATAAGCAACAAAAACTCCTAAAAAAACGCAGGAATACATAATAATCAATGATTTATTTGATTTAATAGTTTCCCAAACATTAGAAGCTTTTTTGCTTTCTTCCAATTTTTCCTGGTTTTTAAAAGCAATATTAAGTAAAGGAAGTAAAAGAATAGTTAAAAACATAACAGAAGCAATACCCGGATTTGAGCCAAAAATAGCTTTTCCTAGCAAAATAGCGATGATTGAAAGCAATATTGTAGCACCAAAAACAGTCCAGTAACTGTTTATAATATTGTCTTTTGAAAAAATCCTTTCAATCATATAAAAACAAAACTAGAACCCCACATATATTAATGTTTCTAAGAAAAAAAAAGAAAAAAAGATTTAATTCAATTTTCTGATGATGAGCATTCTGGTACTGAAACACCGCAGTTTTTCATGCATTGGCAGGAATCTGTATCCATATTACACCCCTTATCTTTAAAACAGGAGCCATCTTCATAATGACCGCCAAAGCAACAAAAATCCCATACTGCTACAGGTTTATTTACTAACTCATCGACATTTTTTGTTTGAATTGCATTTCCTGCCATATTTGTAT
The DNA window shown above is from Candidatus Woesearchaeota archaeon and carries:
- a CDS encoding ATP-binding protein, whose translation is MLSKDVLKEVVLAQQKDLELPFGVTREKQVKPLKKFALIITGLRRSGKSTLLRQYFSNKKPIYYLHFEDLRLSSFESSDFTKLNVVFEEVLGNDGVYFLDEVQNINSWEIYVRSLVDSGKEVYVTGSNSSLMSKELGTRLTGRHISEELYPFNFSEFCLAKKKKESLKLFDDYLVSGGLPEYVLQQDVRILESLVKDIIYKDVLVRHRIREEAIVERLVSYILSNIGKEISYNKIKDLMGVGSPNTIISLMDALEDAYFIFTINTFDYSLKKQLRNKRKVYCVDNGFITQTSLQFSKNLGRLLENLVFVELKRRGYEIFFHKEKYECDFIIKKNNLSAIQVCYELNLDNQQRELNGLVEGMKKIKATEGIIITRHQDDFFEIDDMKIKVVSIMDWLKEFE
- a CDS encoding helix-turn-helix domain-containing protein, producing the protein MDTFALENIDLNEKEITIYLVLLKVGKLSGGKIAERISTHRRTVYDALSSLVEKGLVTYVIYNKIKYFSAVDPKRIVDIVDERSSAVKRMLPKLEALQKKSIEDAKVEIYQGIKSIKHIFEEILTYKSYSVLGSGKPLRELLGPFFLLFQKEKKIKKISSKIIISEMYSTDDVSTKSFGEIRFIKDYDPPTTTYIYGSKVAIIISEPPLAILIDNNHVNSSFKLYFDKIWDNIV
- a CDS encoding Fic family protein, yielding MFIEKRKLKNNTKYYLVHSFRDENNKVTKLRKFLGSNLTEEELKLKEKKAKEIIHQQIELMKTNIFEFSLSDKEISSLNKYSEKIKITHFDEKDWNQFTEEFVYNTNAIEGSTVLQEEISKILQKKQDLNAEEIETKGVAKAIKFIRITKQDLSLNLILKLHELCFKGSKEFAGKFRTVEVIIRGRNGEIIHAGTPVKELQKELNEFIKWYKKNKTKFEPLTLASIIHNQFEDMHPFQDGNGRVGRLLLNFILIKNNYPPINILLEDRAQYYKSLYEYQHNDKLRPTLQFLIKQYKKQLKKIK
- a CDS encoding Fic family protein; protein product: MRILKRKNSYYLQHSFRKNGKTITKEKYVGLKVPENIDAVKKKFLAECRKEAFYDVFEIIKDKFNQEWNRFPPSIKEKMIQELSINFTYNTNAIEGSTISEEETRDIVAHGISPSKPLRDVKETEKHAVLFKNIFQKKQKITKKTLIDWHNKLFSETKPDIAGKFRDYLVRVGSYKAPDWQDINKLLDEFIKFQNAKNNIHAVEFASRIHYRFEKIHPFGDGNGRIGRLIMNAMLWKRGYPVLIIEYKKRKSYYKALQKDEEYFVQYFIRRYLAVHKKYLNKK
- the aceA gene encoding isocitrate lyase, encoding MISENGNSKIVRPYTKKDVSQLQNSIKIEHTMANQGSKKLHSQLKSEGYVSALGALTGNQAIQQVEAGLRAIYVSGWQVAADGNTSGTMYPDLGLYPSNSMPATIRAINNALLRKDQIEPQKADWLVPVVADGEAGFGGVLNTYELTKNMIEAGVAGIHLEDQLPSARKCGHLGGKVLITPQEFIDKLVAARLASDVLDVPTVIIARTDAYGAEFITYDVDPDDKKFLSGEQTYEGFYKVKGGIDLAIKRALKYAPYADALWFETPTPNLHDAKLFSENIHKKYPNKALFYNCSPSFNWTNTINVENFQDELGKMGYKFQFVTLAGFHSLNSSMFNLSKEYKERGMAAYSELQHNEINLEDKGYSALKHQSFVGTKYYDNLLRIIMQNKSSTNSLDKSTEINQF
- a CDS encoding permease, with protein sequence MLQEIINYIFFTLLNLNPESRIVETLHFFVYDSIKILVLLFVMIAIIGFLRRYISQETIKKRLSKQKYGLGNISAALLGAITPFCSCSSIPLFLSFLRAGVPLGITMSFLITSPIVNEYLAIIMLATFGWKITLAYILIGIIIGVVSGIIIGKMNLEKHLVEDIQKSSKLKEEKFTNIKQRIKYGLKEAKDITKKLWYWILIGVGIGAIIHNYVPTEVIQTLINSTGIFSVPLAVILGVPMYGNSAGIVPIALALFEKGIPLGTALAFMMAITALSFPEAIILRRAMKLKLILTFFAIVTIAIIISGYLINALQRIRI
- a CDS encoding metalloregulator ArsR/SmtB family transcription factor, producing the protein MFKELSKYYKALSEPTRLQILYYLLNNDKCTCICELQEFIKKDQSVLSRHMKILEQAKLIKTKKQGKYLICCLTNKNKTKKILEENKNQ
- a CDS encoding GNAT family N-acetyltransferase, coding for MEIHEVTSVDDCRKLVPLFIKVFSEPPYEEAWSEEKAEKRIVETWLRGTGFNFFAKEDDVIIGMILCVTQSWEDGDHLIIEDCVVDSSLRGKGIGKELVFYLESVAISKGIVSIEGLVNKDAPAVHFWNKLGYPANGYFQIRKIL